The Streptomyces sp. NBC_00162 genome window below encodes:
- a CDS encoding PLP-dependent aminotransferase family protein, whose product MPAAAASALTSPPAFASRAASVGGSPVREILALTERPGVISFAGGLPAPELFDTEGLRAAYDAAFAVSARRALQYSTTEGAPELREAVARRAAARGLPTGADDVLVTSGSQQALTLITAVLVEPGDVVLVENPTYLAALQCFGLAGARVVAVPCDAEGIIPEALEEIVARERPKLLYTIPTFQNPTGRTLPGARRAAVAQIAARLGLWLVEDDPYGDLRYEGTDVPWLAAHPGAEDRTALLGSFSKVMAPGLRLGWLRAPEALRRAAVVTKQAADLHTSTVDQLAAAHYLSAVDLDAHVATVRAAYRHRRDALLAGLADALPPGSVWNRPEGGMFVWARLPETHDAAALFKAALGHDVAFVPGSPFFTGPPDPRTLRLSFTTHTPEEITEGLARLARAAG is encoded by the coding sequence GTGCCTGCTGCCGCCGCCTCCGCTCTCACGTCGCCGCCCGCGTTCGCCTCGCGCGCCGCCTCGGTGGGGGGTTCTCCCGTACGCGAGATACTCGCGCTCACCGAACGCCCCGGGGTGATCTCCTTCGCCGGCGGCCTCCCCGCGCCCGAACTGTTCGACACCGAGGGCCTGCGGGCCGCCTACGACGCCGCCTTCGCCGTGTCGGCGCGGCGGGCGCTCCAGTACTCGACCACCGAGGGCGCGCCGGAGCTGCGCGAGGCCGTCGCGCGGCGGGCGGCGGCGCGGGGCCTGCCGACCGGCGCCGACGACGTCCTCGTCACCTCGGGCTCGCAGCAGGCCCTCACGCTCATCACCGCCGTGCTGGTCGAGCCCGGGGACGTGGTGCTCGTCGAGAACCCCACCTACCTGGCGGCACTCCAGTGCTTCGGGCTCGCCGGGGCGCGGGTGGTGGCGGTGCCCTGCGACGCGGAGGGGATCATTCCCGAAGCCCTGGAGGAGATCGTCGCCCGGGAGCGTCCCAAGCTGCTCTACACCATCCCCACCTTCCAGAACCCGACGGGACGCACCCTGCCGGGCGCCCGCCGGGCGGCGGTGGCGCAGATCGCGGCGCGGCTGGGGCTGTGGCTGGTCGAGGACGACCCGTACGGGGACCTGCGCTACGAGGGCACGGACGTGCCGTGGCTGGCGGCGCACCCGGGAGCGGAGGACCGTACCGCCCTGCTCGGCAGCTTCTCGAAGGTCATGGCGCCGGGGCTGCGGCTGGGCTGGCTGCGGGCGCCGGAGGCGCTGCGCCGGGCCGCGGTGGTCACGAAGCAGGCGGCGGACCTCCACACGTCGACGGTGGACCAGCTGGCCGCCGCGCACTACCTGTCCGCGGTGGACCTGGACGCCCACGTGGCCACGGTCCGCGCGGCCTACCGGCACCGCCGAGACGCCCTGCTGGCGGGCCTGGCCGACGCCCTCCCGCCGGGCTCGGTCTGGAACCGCCCGGAGGGCGGCATGTTCGTCTGGGCCCGCCTCCCGGAGACCCACGACGCGGCGGCCCTCTTCAAGGCGGCCCTCGGCCACGACGTGGCCTTCGTCCCTGGATCCCCCTTCTTCACGGGCCCCCCGGACCCCCGCACGCTGCGCCTGTCCTTCACGACGCACACCCCGGAGGAGATCACGGAGGGGCTGGCGCGCCTGGCCCGGGCCGCGGGTTAG
- a CDS encoding DUF397 domain-containing protein, whose translation MAIRQGATHSWTKSSYSANGACVEVKSPVVEAIAVRDSKVQDGPSLTFAPGSWTSFVDGVNEGRLGRLA comes from the coding sequence ATGGCTATTCGTCAGGGCGCCACGCACAGCTGGACCAAGTCCTCCTACTCCGCCAACGGCGCCTGCGTCGAGGTCAAGTCCCCCGTTGTGGAAGCCATCGCGGTCCGCGACTCGAAGGTGCAGGACGGCCCGTCCCTCACCTTCGCGCCCGGCTCCTGGACCTCGTTCGTCGACGGCGTCAACGAGGGCCGGCTGGGACGCCTCGCCTGA
- a CDS encoding helix-turn-helix domain-containing protein produces MASNVNPTVRRRRLGMELRKLREDKGMTAEQVAERLLVSQSKISRLENGRRSISQRDVRDLCEVYEVEDPRLVDSLMQMAKDSRQQGWWHAFGDIPYSVYIGLETDAASLRTYEPLVIPGLLQTTEYAHALVRGAWPETAPADVEKRVQVRMHRQKRLSETENNNPELGPLRLWAVIDEAALLRCVGDAELMIRQLEFLIEQSEQPHITVQVMPFSLGAHPGVNGQYAILEFPDASDSTVVYIEGVTSDLYLEKANDVQKYSVMYEHLRAQALNVDQTRQFISGIIDQYAGKVGETR; encoded by the coding sequence GTGGCGTCCAATGTCAATCCCACCGTCCGACGCCGCCGACTGGGCATGGAGTTGCGCAAGCTCCGCGAGGACAAGGGCATGACGGCCGAACAGGTCGCCGAGCGCCTCCTCGTCTCCCAGTCCAAGATCAGCCGGCTGGAGAACGGCCGCCGGTCCATCAGCCAGCGCGACGTACGCGACCTGTGCGAGGTGTACGAGGTGGAGGACCCCCGGCTCGTGGACTCGCTCATGCAGATGGCGAAGGACTCCCGCCAGCAGGGCTGGTGGCACGCCTTCGGCGACATCCCGTACAGCGTCTACATCGGCCTGGAGACGGACGCCGCGAGCCTGCGCACGTACGAGCCCCTGGTGATCCCGGGGCTGCTCCAGACGACGGAGTACGCCCACGCCCTGGTCCGCGGCGCGTGGCCGGAGACCGCTCCGGCCGACGTGGAGAAGCGCGTCCAGGTCCGGATGCACCGGCAGAAGCGGCTCTCCGAGACGGAGAACAACAATCCGGAACTCGGGCCGCTGCGCCTGTGGGCGGTCATCGACGAGGCCGCGCTGCTCCGGTGCGTGGGCGACGCCGAGTTGATGATCCGGCAGCTGGAGTTCCTGATAGAGCAGTCGGAGCAGCCGCACATCACGGTGCAGGTGATGCCGTTCTCGCTCGGCGCGCATCCGGGCGTCAACGGCCAGTACGCGATTCTGGAGTTCCCTGACGCGTCCGACTCGACGGTGGTCTACATCGAGGGCGTGACCAGCGACCTGTACCTGGAGAAGGCCAACGACGTGCAGAAGTACAGCGTGATGTACGAGCACCTGCGCGCCCAGGCCCTCAACGTCGACCAGACCCGGCAGTTCATCTCCGGGATCATCGACCAATACGCGGGCAAGGTCGGCGAGACACGATAA
- a CDS encoding GOLPH3/VPS74 family protein — protein MGRSRRTIPEELLLLALDPATGTTAQPQSLDLGLAGAQLVELALAGRIAPDGDRIAVVMPRPTGDPTLDSALELLRRRGSPVRAVHWIGGPRLGLRQIYLAHLERCGMVHAVAGQMCGVLPTTRYQATDTAISREIRARLDTAIRTGVPPDPRTAALAALAHAVGLGKHLYPGNEGRSSRSRLRDLIRHDPMGGLVAHAVMDVQNGVAAQPRRDRAPVPPARATASSVPLQPRRTGAMARAAAH, from the coding sequence ATGGGCAGGAGCCGCAGAACAATTCCGGAGGAGCTTCTGCTGCTCGCCTTGGACCCGGCCACGGGTACCACGGCGCAGCCGCAGTCGCTCGACCTCGGCCTGGCCGGGGCACAGCTAGTGGAGCTGGCTCTGGCAGGACGGATAGCCCCTGACGGGGATCGTATCGCCGTGGTGATGCCACGGCCGACAGGAGATCCGACTCTGGACTCCGCACTGGAACTGCTGCGCAGGCGCGGCAGTCCGGTACGGGCCGTCCACTGGATTGGCGGACCCCGACTGGGACTCCGCCAGATTTACCTCGCTCACCTGGAGCGCTGCGGCATGGTCCATGCCGTCGCGGGCCAGATGTGCGGGGTGCTGCCGACGACTCGCTACCAGGCGACGGACACGGCTATCAGCCGGGAGATCCGTGCCCGGCTGGACACTGCGATCCGCACCGGCGTACCGCCGGACCCGCGGACCGCGGCGCTCGCCGCACTGGCCCACGCGGTCGGACTCGGCAAGCACCTGTACCCCGGCAACGAGGGGCGGTCGTCCAGGTCCCGGCTGCGGGACCTGATCCGGCACGACCCCATGGGCGGACTCGTGGCGCACGCCGTGATGGACGTCCAGAACGGTGTGGCCGCACAGCCACGCCGTGACCGCGCCCCGGTACCGCCCGCCCGGGCCACGGCGAGCAGCGTTCCGCTGCAGCCGCGCCGGACGGGTGCGATGGCCCGCGCGGCCGCGCACTGA